caaaattcattaaaacattcaattttacggtggttttcaaaaaaccaTCGCTaactttagaaaataattaaataattaaaaaataaaattgaatttagcagcgatttttaagAAATCgcagctaaattaaaaaataattaaataaatcaaaattaaaattaaaatatatttgcggcgattttgaaaaatcgctgcaaaattcatgaaaaatttaatttagtggcgattttaaaaaatcgccgctaaattaaaaaaattattaagtaatttaaaattaaaattaaattaacatttgtggcagtttttgaaaaccgctacaaaattcattaaaaaatttaatttagtggcggttttgaaaaatcgtagctaaattaaaaaaaattaaataatttataattaaaattaaattaacatttacgcgatttttaaaaaccttagcaaaattcattaaaaaatttaatttagcagcagttttgaaaaaccgctgctaaattaaaaaaataattaaataatttataattaaaattaaattaacatttgctggggtttttaaaaaccgccacaaaatttattaaaattttaatttaacagcGGTTTttaaccgtcgctaaatttaaaaataattaaataattcaaaattaaaattaaattgaatcaaattaataaaaagaaatataaaatcttaaaaagaaattaaaattttaatttaaattaattgcaaaatatttatatatataaaagtaggatagtcttgaaaaaagaaatttccttccaaaacttgcattaattaatgatttgcgattaatacttattatattaataatttatattttgtaatttgcattaataatttaaaattttcaattgctttgaagtaataagtagtaataaaattttcccccaaaacttgcattaatgattttcatttaatacttattgttaGATTGAgaggtgttatggcacacaccaagagggggggtgaattggctattttaaaaatcttgataagacttgaaatctttttgacccaattgaggttttaggatTTAAACGTAAAGTATATAAAATGACAGATGTAActttacaaagaaaaatatgtgaaccaagtgaggaaaaatgaaatgtttggaaagataaataaatcaagaagtacaaacacaagaaacacaagaatttatagtggttcggcttaacccaagcctaatccactaccttagctgcTCACTAAGggttttgcaaacaatccactaaaaccccctacttaaaccaagtaggtgcTTTAGTCCAAGACTAGAAATTACAAcatcttgcttatacaagcaagccctctagcacctagctaggaattacaactccttgctttaacgagcaagtcctctagcacaaagataggaaaataaaagtgatacaaatgtaaacgagatgctaagagttggcactcttagttacaagttctctcacaaagaaaacaaggcttgaatgaattaatacaagttaaaatcaaagccttgaagagagaaaaaattgaagcccaatcactgtaaatacaaacgagagtaacagtaagctcaaattatttcattttcgtccattagccttctcttgatctccttgatatgtatatataagcatctcAAGAGTTTTGCACAAAACTAGCCTTTATTGAGCCGTTGGaaaatgagaaactagccgttggagattgaaaaattagccattgtaagtttctgtgaaacacatagtcgacagatcaaatgggttagtcgactatttcttcaaataaaactagggatagtcgacagataagaaagcatagtcgactatttttcaaccaaaactttTCATAGTCGACATATCCTTTTAcacagtcgacagatcaaaaatacaaggaaaattttgaaattcatgagcAAACATaatcgacagatgaaatagcatagtcgattatccttacacaatagtcgacagaatgaaatatagtcgacagaggccatatatagtcgacagcactaaacaacatagtcgactatcttcttggaaaatctgaaaacttaacagataacatgtagaagtacacttgattaatacaaaatatcaccacatatttacatttctttagtttaagtaaatgtcctcattttgtttaatttatattttaccttctatttactttaatacataaatgtaaataaaaaaataccctCATTTGGATTccataaaaatatctaaaaaatcaaaatccataagaataaaaaagtagaatttgggttttagtaggaacataggattttgcgattttaccacctctaagatatacattttctatttcttgaaaaattcgttaaaaatcgttttatcattaatgaatgttaactattgaattaccgagagttagttttataaaactaaaatattttcatatatgtctccttataaggtgttctagccttccagacttagaaaaatatgactttgaattctcgatacttgaaattcatttgattttcattctcacaaaataatacttgatattgaaattgatttatgttgaaaaccacaaccttgattcataacttagggattaaataaaatattattttttatcatcaaaactaagtatataaaagtaaaacaacacttattgcattaatttcTTCGATAGGCTGCTTACAGCAACTGCACGTAACTACCTCCTCTTCCTCACTGTGGTCGTTGGGATGTCCGAGGGATAACCAAATGTTAAAGTCCAATATGAATTGTTCGGGTAACTTGGAACGTGATCTATGGAATGTCCGGCCGCACTTTGCGCACCGGTATATAGGTCCTGACATATGTTGATGGCACTCTGTGCAGTTGCCTTTGCCGTCGTGTATGAACCCAAATTCATGCCAATTGCAGTCTTTGGGGCTCAAATATGGTGGCTGAGTATAGTTGGGGTCCAAAGTTGGATAACAATGGTAAGACATGGAGCGTAGCACATCAGAGACACATTTCTTAAAATCTCCACTCGGCATGACGTCCACTACTAACTTGGGGACATCGCCGATGTCGTAATCTGAGTTGGTTTTCAGCAGCCTCTGGAGATGTTCCAAAGAAGACGGCTTATCCCACCAATTTGCAATGGTTTTATCTCCTACTGCTCGATCCAGATCCTGCCACAACTCAACCACGTTGCTCGGCCTGCATTCGATGATAAAGAATGTGGTTTTTGTAGATTTAGCCAGGGTTTTTAGCTGGCTAAACAGAGATGGGTCGGAGAGTTCGGAATCAATAACAACAGAGCCCGCAACCTGGAGTTGCCTTGCGACAAAGTTGCGAAGCATTTGGTAATTAGATGGCTGGTTTATTGCCTCTTCTTCAGAAATGTCATCTTCCTTGAGAAGCGAACATCTGAGTGTCACTGCCAAGGAAAAGGCAACTAGTCTCCTGCCTGTGCAGCGATGGCCTTTCATTGCTACAATTATAGGACTATAAATGTTTTCAGCCTCCGGAATCAGTGGCCTGAGCTCTTCTGCAAAGCTTTTGTACTCATGATGATGGGGTCTTCCAGCCATACCTATTTCTGAAGACACAAGTTTAATTGCAGCTAGCGTAACTAAGATTAGCCTGCAGATCAAATCAAATCACACATATTCTGGgctaaaatcaaataaatttaaagagcAGGTAAAGGGTTGTAAATGAAGGAACCCATTTGCCAAGAAGGGATCTGCTACAGCAAAGCCAATTTAAGGAAAACCCAGTTCGCCACAGATGTGAAAATTCGCCAGAATTCAAAGAAGATAAGTCAGTAGGATTGTAGGTGCATGTAAATATGCACATTCATTGTGATATCTCAGAAGAGACGGATGGCATATAATCAGGAGGACAAGCAGAGCATAAAAAGAAGATAACAGGGACAGAAACACTTTGCTTAGTTGCTTCAGTTCTGCCATTTCAAAAAAGCCTCATCACCGTCTAAACCAGAATTTTCAAGCAATTGAGTGGTtcttttatcttgatatttgagatggatttaaGCTTGTTTGCTGCTGCTTTTGCTTCCATTTGAGAGCAAGTGTTTCCCTGATTCATTACTAGAATTAAAACAACACATCTAACCAGATCCGTGAGAGTATACGGTAGAATTACCTCAAACAGAGTAGAGTTGCTTGTAGCGGAGAATCGGAGatgagcagcagcagcagcgtcAACTGTTTCttcatgaaataaaaaaattcatttaaaatgaGACAACCTACCCATAGGTGGTGGTTACGGTAATTGGATTCTCACGCCTTTCTATGTTTTTCTTGTTGAAGTCCAAAAAAAGAGTAAGGCTTAGtttggctaggctcaaggagaAGATGATGGTTTATTAAGggaaaaatcatgaaaatatatatcacaaatttttagattaaataatctcaaaatataattagaatGGATGGCATaaattgaccaaaatacccccCTTTGTATACAgactctctcactctctctcatttttttctctttgctcAAACTCTCagttttcttcttcatccttcTCTTTTACTCCATCTCCTCTTCTAACCATCGCCTGCCATTACCATCCACCACCGCCCTCCGCCATTACTTTGCTGCCTTCAAGTTTGCTACATAGAGCCTTCAGACTCGCCACCGCTCGACTTTGTCAGGCCTTCCTTCCACCACCATCGTCGCATTTGTCGTCTACCAACACCTTCGCCAGCAGATCCACCCACATTTGCCCAAAGTCGGCCCAATCAGTTTGGGGGCTCTAGGCAAAAAAAATTTTGAGGcttttttaaaagtattaattttttaataaaaaaataaataatacatattttttaaaaaaaaattcatcattttattaaattaaaaaaaaagttaaagttaAATCCACTAcgaaatttgttaattttttatttcaatcaattacataattgatgtcatttttttatttttatttattaatttttttttaaaaattgaaaacatcgtttaattttactaaatttgtattcaacatcaaattcatactatgggtaaaaaaatattattggtagacttacattaatttaattattacaattattagttataaattAGACCTGCAAATCGTACTATGAGTTTGTGAAAATTGAGTCTGAATACTGAAACAAGCAAATAAGTGCGAGAGAAAGAGGGGACACTGAGAAGTGAGATTAAGAACATGTAGTGAGACAGTGACCTAGActgcacagagagagagagtaggaaaaaatgagtttaattgGGATTTTGAGAGAAAGATggggaagagagggagaagtgAAAAGTGAGTTTAATGGGTGGGTTTAAGAATTGGAAATTATGAATACACTATAAAATTGGACAGACGACTGTACAAAATTGGACAGAGAGTatgggaagaaaatataaaattaatattttatatttaatttttaataaaatatttattattaaaaaataaaaaaaattaaaaatttaaaaaattgggcCTTTTCACATTTGGGGGTCTGAAGCAGCTGCCTACTTAGTCTTACAGTAGGGCCGGGATTGCCTTTGTCCCTCCACTAGGAGGGTGGTTTTATCATGCACgtgtaaaaagaaaattagatgaaaatttatttggtgACGATCACAATTGTAATTTTAGTAaaatgttaataaaataaatgataaaattatttaagaaattaattatcaattaaagggttatgaatttaaatttttctaacatacttttatttttttaatcaagatatagaaataatattttcaaaaatattttattaattgagattcataatacaaaaatataatgtttgtatatataataatataaaagatataaaaaaaggCGTTACAAAAAGTGAAGGtgcaaataacattttttattttaaatttttctttaggGAGATAATggtaagaaaaaattaaatttttttttttaggtaacaTTCTATCACAAGCACTCTTAGCTATTGGCTTTAGAGTATGGTAAACGAGTTAAATCAGAAAATTTTGTGGTTTTCGATTTCGATCTCAGAACAATACTCTAACTATAACGAAACTAACTTCAAATGAGATCGTCGGAACATAAGACTAtgtttctaaaaaaaaaaaaagttataaatttttttaacatgtGCACATTTTGAACATCTGAATAGCGTTTCaacatcttaaaaaaaattgttagggcatggttaaaatttaataattttattttatatatatttactatattttattttaaacattaaaaaacataataatacttatttgaatgttaaaaataaaacgtaataaatatattttgtttgaaaaaaatgtatttattaatttttaactattattCATAGGACTATAATACATTTTATTGGTTAATAAAGTATTATAAAACAAgatctatttttcatttattaataaaattattttaagactaaaaacaatatattttgtttaaaaataagatatatttattgaaaaataactatttcttaaaataataattagcaCTATCttgtttaaaataatatatgttttttacactaatattatattatatctcGTTGAAACTGTGTTTACACttattaaattgattaattacAATGTAGTACGTTAAATACacataagaaaattataaaggtGGAGTAAATGTATTTAGAGCGTTGTTGTTGTCTTTATTTGCGATTATGTTGTTCGAATGATGGGAATAAATATTTAAGGATAATGTGTTAATAATACTAACATTAACATAGATTCGATCCGACCCTACTTGTGTGGGATAACTCTTTGCAATTTGAGTTTTGTGAATTTGGTGATATTTGGACAATCAGATGGATACTaaatttccttttgttttggtTGAGGGACTCAGAGATTGAATTAGCAAGTCTTGAAACCTTTTGGATTTTATAGTGTACattaattttgattgtttatagaattaaaaaatatttgttaaagaattaataatatttcttatcaaattatcaactcttttttaaaatttataaatatttttggcaTGTTAAAAAgtgtttatagtttttttttaaaaaaattaaacacttttaatttttaaaatgtttataatttttggaaaaataataattaataaaaatattattaatttctttaaaaaatatttataattttaaatatcaaaattaaatattaaaaattagtattggCTATCAATTTATTAACAAAAGGGGAACATGATTATTGGGAGACAAAAGggttttttttacttttaaattgtACTTCTATgtctttttaaatcaattcttTAAAGTCAATAATTGGGTTTTGGAGCCAACATTTCAATAATCAACTCTTTAAAGACAAGGTCCTCGTATggttcaataattaaatttttcacTTGAGGCTCTCTAGGtagataatgataaaaaaaaaaaaaaaaaaaatcaagtccTTAAAGACAAGGTCCTCGTGCAGTTCAATAATTGAGTTTTGGGAAGCCCACGGTTCAATAACCAACAGTTTCAAGGCAAGATCCTCGTATATAGGTAAAGGTCCTTGCTAGGCACGGCGTGATTTTCGTTGCCGTCTGTGCtacaattattaatttattcttgGCTTGCACCGTTTACTTATAATTTAGCCAATTTGAggcaagaaatatatatatatatatatataaagaccTTGTTATAGAAttgttcttttttgttattttaattattgatattagaataattatgtcatttaacattttatttactaACAATATTCTCTCCCgtcataattcaaaatttcattttctctctttcttgttaaatttaaattttaatctcTCACctcatttaataaatttttagaatcTCAAAGTTACAATAGGTTTAAATACGGATTATTCTACTTTATTCGAATTGATTGACGCAAGAAATTACTAAAgacatcaaataacaaaaatatcaataataaaaCCCACCTAATAATTTAGGTAAACCTCAATTTCTGGCGGGCTGCAACTGCATCTGGCGGATTGCATTTGAGCGGACTGCATCTAAATGCAATCCGCCAGATGCAGTTGCAGCCCGCCAGCGGACTACATCTATGATGTAGCCCGCTGGGATGCAGGGGCGGGCTGCATCTTGGATGCAGTCCGCCAGCACTGCATGCAATTCGTCTAATGTGGGCAGACTTCAACATAGATGAAGTTTGCCCGTTCAATTCGAGGCAATGCGACAATTTTaaaatgatgatatttttatgatttgatGTCTTTAGTCATCCTGTGCGTCAATTAATTCGGACAAAGTAAAATAATtcatgaatgaaataaaatagaaggaGAATGCAAAGAGAATACATTAATTACGGTCAATGATGTGCTGTTCCCTAAGTGTCATGAttgtcattattcattttcataactaattttatttatttgagaaatGTGCAGCTTTAATGTGTTGAACAGTAGTTTTAGGTGGGAGTTTTAGGTAAGAAAGCATATGAGTGAAgagttagaatttttataaagttaaaattgtctttttattttgtttaatatattaaaatattataaaataatataaaacaagcaTTAAATACTTTACTTTTCATAGATTCTATCCAGATAGATTTacctatatataataatagCACAGAGAGAAGTGACGTTTcccttaaaattttcaatttgattcggattgaagagagagagagagagagagagagagaacgctATTTGCCATTGGATTCTTCGGATAATGCCAACGAATATTCTTTTCGGGTATTCATGGGAAGCAATACTTGAAAGACGTTGAGTTTGGTTGACCAAATAATTCATTGCTTTGAAACAAATGCACACCCAAAAAGAGACAAATGGCTTTAACTCTTActcttacacacacacacacacacacacacacactaaacAAATGGCTTGAACGCGGAGTTTCTGTTTCACTTTTTATTGCTAATTTCGTACATTTTTGCAAGCTGGGTTTTTGTGAATTTGGTGTCACAGATCTCCTTTTGGCTTTTGCGCATTCATGTTGATAGTACCCACCCAAATGAAAAGTAGGTACtaaaaaatttctttctttgtgGCTGATAGGGAGAGGGAGATGGAAGAAGAGCTGCTGGTTCAACATAAAGAGGAAGCCATTCAACTCCGCGGACTGTACGGAGACTTTACCGAAGGGGTTGTTGATCAACCGCTTTTGATAGCAATGAAGGGCCAAGGCTGCGCAGAACGGAGACACCTGGCTTTCATGCTCGCTGCGGCAATTGGATGCCCTCTCATCCAGGAAGACGACTTCGGTCTCCACCCCCACCTCCTTTGCCGAATCGCTGATTCCAACTCTCATGTGGCCTCTCGGTCGTTGTCGATTCCCAACTCTCCCACCGCTCTCTGTTTCTCCGGCTCCAAAGCTTGGCCGCGTCTCATCATCCAGCCCAGCTCTTCATCGTTGAATGCTTCCCGGGCGATCATCAGAATCATCAAGACGGTAGTAGTCGTACTCGAGGATCACCGTTGTGGGTCAAGCCGTCCAGTTTGGAACATTTGAAGAAGCTGTTGGAACAAGCCAGGTTATCATGCTACGGTGAAGGCCAAATACCCAAGTTAAATGTGAAGATTTCACCAGCTGGGTATAAAAGTTCCATCGAATACGTCATCCACGCCATTTTCGCTCATCCCCATCGCGATCTTCGTCTTGATCTGTCCGATGAAGGATGCGTTTGCAAACATGTCATTAACTTGTATACGGAGATGGGGACCAACAAGGCCAATCCTCATAGATGCGCCAATTCTGGCTGCAACTTCATCTTGGACAAATCCTGCTCTCAGTTACCGCTGGAGCTAAATCTGATTTACCCTCACTTAAGCGGTATTTTCCACCTCCGAAATGGGGAGGACGATGAGGAGGGTGTGGAATCGAGGTGCATTTCCTGCAAACAAGTGCTCAAAGGATACTACTACAGTGATGAGCCTAAAGGCAACCGCTTAACCAATCTCGACCTTGACTGCCTTTTGCTGCCCACCAAACGGAGAGTGGAGTTTCACGAGCATCAGCTGCAGCTTGAGCTGTTATATGAAGATGATTCTGCGTGTGCTGCTTGTGGGCTTCGTAATGGGCAGGGTCTTTGGTACAGGTGCCAAGATTGCTCGTACCTCGTAGAACCTTATTGTGCTTGGTTACCCAAGACGGCTGTCTGTAGAACTCATAGACACCCTTTTGAGCTCATTCTTGATCCTCAGAACGATACGGATAATGACTCCTACTGTGATTTTTGTACCGAGAAAAGGGACAAGAATCGCTGGATATACTACTGTAAAGAAAAGTGTGGGCTTGCTGCTCATCCTCGTTGTCTTGTACCAACGGCCGGGCCTCCTTTGTTTTCCGAGGCCGACCATGAGTAAGCCAAAGTCTGTACTCTTTTGCCATCTTTAAACCAAAAACTTGCCCAGATTTATTGAGCCAGACCAACGGTGAAAACATACACAGTAAGTGATTTTCTGTTGTCAAGATctctttcaaaatcaaaattaactaaatttatgACTccatttcaaaatcaaaattaacaaaattaaacacGCCATATAGGTACCACGAAAATATCGCCAAATGCTTTGGactattttttaatgttatttatcGGGATTATTTATGTATCTACTAACCACACCCAGTGTATGATCTAGATTTGGACATGTAAAACCATATCATACATGAGAGTCCCCACTACACTAGAATATGGAATCTGTTATTTTgtgtttgatgatgaaaaactttataTGTTTGgcatttgaaattgaattatattttatctttgaaaattaaaatgatcaATTTAATCAATATCAAAGGATAAATACGCTTTCAATGTATgcaaaatcttttatatttacTTTGAAATCAATCTTTTGTACTTGTTTTGATGTCAAATGTGTTAAGactgttaaaatatttttcatatcatgaACAATCTATTTGAAGACAAAATTGTCTACCTTGTTAGTGTAACTGTTGATCGTTTTATGCATTTGAATTTTGGATTGtcgaagaaaggaaaaattgtcGATTGATATAATTGTTTAAAACTATCGACCGTTTTAGGCTTTTCAGCAAAAACAGTCGATTGTTCTCTTGAATTGTCGACAGGATAATTTTCAAGTCTTTGTTCTTTTCATTCAAGTTCAAAAACTATCTATTGTCCTAAAAATTTGGTCGATCATTTCGTTGAAAATTGTTGATCGGTATAATATGCATGTCGACTGACTGATTGCATGCTCTTGGCCACCATCGATCGACAACCACTGTATAAAATCTGTTCACTCATTATGAAGTTAGCCGACTGATTTCTCCAACCTATCGACCAGTCTATGtgcattcttgaaaaaatcgaTTGATCTATGTGCATTcttgcaaatttttttaatgGCTACTTTTTACAAGATCTATAATACTCGAGAATaaattgaggataaaaatgatatttgataaggggcataaatggaattttgaaaaaaataagactatagggtacactaaccaGATTTGGACGACcaaattagtcagagggagtaccccggaccctagatagccaaggaaaatggtatagtatcaacGAGTGatttaaactataatttttagtgataaaaaaaatgagatcgaaaatagttttcggtacagcaaaaatacaactgccaattaggtcgtattaccgaattatTATAGACGATGTCCGAAAAATCAACTGAGTGTGTCTAGAACTAATATTtaatgtatagaacaacccttaagtggtttcaggttgaatcaagtggatttgaggtcaaaacgatcaatcgagcctaagtgcaattttctgaatttgcctgagggaggtcaaaaagataattttttgaaagtttcaagggagaaatgagaagtactaatcttgtgggtcttagtggtatagttggataattaaggggcttgaggataagggccaaaatgtaaaagaaagtttctaaggggctaaagtgtaattttagaaaatctgCTCAAAAATGGCATATCTAGCCGCGATTTTGGGCCAAAAAATCAGGGGATTTGCAGTGTTATTcgacagggcatggccaaggtcACGTAAGGGTGAAGATATGGCCTCTGATTGATCAGAAAAACGGacaaatttggctataaatagtcgaGTTTTGGTGAGGGtttgtataaaaaattttacttcggATTTCTCACTTTTGGGAGCGAATTAGAGGTCggggataaggggattttgttccccaggttgtgaggagcaattctggagattttgagaatttttggagtagtatagagggtgttttcacatatatatatatattcggtcgcctatatatatatacatattgcggGAATGGttaaatcgggttgtagagtgattgATCGAATGATCTAATAAGGGAATTTTGGTCGCGAGGTCATGGGTAActgatctggaaagtttcgtgtcaatcggagttcgaatcgaagGTCAATTTGGCGAGCCGGAAAACGCAAAGCTTTGTCGGAGCCGGACTGTAAATCGTCAAATCGAGCTATTTTCGGTGAGTTTTTCGGCCATGTGAGAGTACCATTGTGATCAACTTGAGGAGGGCTTCAAGGTGGTGTCGTCGGATCAGCCATCGGAGCAGGTCGCCGGTCGCCGTCGCctgagaagatgaccggaggtattttctgtattttttaaatattgaaaatatagaaaattcgagaaaaaatagaaataaagaaaataaaattctggaaaaatatccagaaattcaagaaaaatgaatagtttattttgatgaatttgtatcttggaaatttcttgaggaaatagttatttttgattttttaaaggaaatgtaaatggaaaataaatatgagggatttttagaaaattctgaaaaactTCCAaaaggataaggaatttattttatgaattttggtgatttttattgaagtatattcgaagaaaatcaatgagaaataaattttctcaaggaaacgtaattatgaaaatttgagaaaataggaaaaaaaatctggaaaatttccataaaattcaataggcttataaatattgttttataaatttttgtggagaaaaatttagaaaaaaaattcttgaagaggtatttccttgaaattatcgagagaaaaataagaagaaattagagaaaaataatgaaaaaattgggaaaatagatattaatttccctttgaatgcatatgatgtctagggtattgttgaggctcgaatttgaactatagagcgcctggcacgagaatcgaggtcgatcGGGCACAcatttcgaggaatcttgaatttagcccaaggtgagtgattctatCAAAAAACTCGTTTGtggcatatgaatggtttacttTGAGTGTTCATCCTCATGGCTAGATTTATTGATGGTTTTACAAATGATTACTTACACATGTGTTatatttcgtacggtaaattgcatacattaagatgttgattttatgcatgttataattttttggcattggcatattatgttgtccatgtgggacgtgggttgttaacctgtgacgtagctctcgagtgtcaaCACTCGAGGTGTCGTGGATTTcagggata
The sequence above is a segment of the Diospyros lotus cultivar Yz01 chromosome 7, ASM1463336v1, whole genome shotgun sequence genome. Coding sequences within it:
- the LOC127805649 gene encoding uncharacterized protein LOC127805649 — encoded protein: MEIGMAGRPHHHEYKSFAEELRPLIPEAENIYSPIIVAMKGHRCTGRRLVAFSLAVTLRCSLLKEDDISEEEAINQPSNYQMLRNFVARQLQVAGSVVIDSELSDPSLFSQLKTLAKSTKTTFFIIECRPSNVVELWQDLDRAVGDKTIANWWDKPSSLEHLQRLLKTNSDYDIGDVPKLVVDVMPSGDFKKCVSDVLRSMSYHCYPTLDPNYTQPPYLSPKDCNWHEFGFIHDGKGNCTECHQHMSGPIYRCAKCGRTFHRSRSKLPEQFILDFNIWLSLGHPNDHSEEEEVVTCSCCKQPIEEINAISVDRRIRPRARLCPLLSRAQDPG